GTACACAGTCTATAGGCCGACCCTCCCCGCGTCGCTCCTCCAGCTCGCCTCCCTCGAAACCCTAAGAGTGTGCTTCTGCGATCTTCCGAAGGAAGCGGAGGTGGACGCGCTGCGGCTCCCCGCCCTCAAGACGCTCCGCCTGTCCAATGTCCGAACCTCCCAGGACGCCCTGCAGGCGATGCTTGCTCATTGCCCGTCCCTGGAGTGCGCAAAGCTCAAGAACATCACCGGGGTCAAGCAAATCCGCCTCCGGTCCAAGAGCCTGGTGCGGCTGTACGGCGACTTGGGCGACTTGAGTGAGCTCGTTGTCGAGGACGCCCCGAGCCTTGAAGAACTGGTGGGCATCCATTTGCCGAGCGGCAGAgcaacggtgaaaattgtttccgcCCCCAAGCTGCAGGTGCTGGGATACTTGGGGAAGAACGTCGGGCCTCTCGTGCTGCGTGATACCGTTTTCGATGTAAATGCTTTGCCTTTTTCTACTGTTTGTTGCAGCTAAAACTCGGATGATATTTGCTTTGAAAGCAAGTATCTTTGCTTCCTATGACATGTTTTGCATATTGCAGGGAGGCATCTTGCAGTCCACTACCCTGATGTGCAGCGTGAAGACCTTGGCCATCCAAGTGCCCTTCTCAGAGAAGGGACGTACCACCTTCGTTGCTCAGTTGCTCAAATGCTTCCCATGCCTTGAGGAGCTCCATGTCGAGGTAACCATTGCAGCTCAGCTCTCCTTAACCCCCAATCTACTTAGCTCTACCATCATACCATGCATTATTTGTTAATCATGGTCGACGTTTGCAGGCAGACAGTCGATCAATTTCACAGCGGGTTACTCCTGAATCATGGGACACGACAACTTCTATCCCGTGCATCGAGCATTCGCTCAACAAATTGGTGTTCGAGGATTTTGGAGGAGAAATGTGCCAGTGGGGCTTTCTGACTTTTATGCTTGAGATGGCTAAAACTCTTGAGGTCGTCGAGCTCTACTGTTTGAAAGGCGAAGACTGTGCCAGTAGACTAATAAACATTCTAAGCAGCATAAATAGAGTCTGCCAGGACATGGAGTTCCTCTTCTTCACAAGTTGTGAGCCAGTCAATGGTCTCTACTTGTGCCATTGCTGTCCACGGCGGTGCCAGAATGAAAACAGAGTTTCGCTGATGGATACTCTGAAGCACCAGAAAAAATAGAAGGTGATTGCAATCTGAAAATCCATGTTGTCGTCGGATGCGCGTAAGTTGTGATCTTGTGTCAGAATCCGAGAACTGTTCATTTAGTTTACTGGAATAGAAAAAGAATCTGCAGGCTGGATTGGCTGTACCGTAGCAGGCTGGTTGGCTGGAACTATTTTTGTTAGAACACAATTAGCTGGACTTCTTGTTGGATGTGTATCGCTGGTACTGTTTATAATATAATCATAGCATAATGGTTTAGCATTTTGGTATCTTTGCACCGTAGTTCAAGTTCATCTCCCACATTTGAATTTTCGAGGCCATGGCGTTCGAAATTAGAATTGCACGGAAAGTGCACCATGGAGAAAACGAGTGAATGCTATGCCTTTTGTCCCTCAACTTGTCGTGTTGCACAAATTTGATCCCAGACTTTGATTATGtagtatactactccctccgttctaaattacttgtcgcaggtatggatgtatctagatgtattttagttttagatacatccatttctgtgacgagtaatttggaacggagggagtagatgatcaTGCGTGCTCTGCCGCACGAGGGACATGTACGTTTGATACCCTCTAGTCTATGCGTAGCTTTTCGATCGAATCAGGGCGTATAATACGGAGTTTAATTTCAGATTGGTTTATTCGCGTGTGATATGTGGTTACAGTTATTCTATCTATGTTGTGCCCGTGGTGTTATTGCCTGAACATGCGCTCCTATACATGTCAGCAGGATAATTTCTTCTTTGCTAGCGTGTTGGGCCAGCGCGTGGTAGCTATGAATGGATTGCTTGCCTGGGTGCTCATCATCGATCCCTGGGGAGATTCTAGCTTCCATGGATTACGGCTGTTGTGTTGTTATGTTACCATTCTCCACTTTCACCTGTAGCTGTTGATCACACGCTCAGAAATATGTTTCTGTCTTATCTCGTTTGACAGATAATGGATATTCTACACTAAAAAGACAATGGGATAATCAAACACGAAAGACTTTTTAAAAAATGAATCAATATATTACTGGCCATAACGCTTTGATCAGCCTATGGAACAAAAAATTTGAAATGAACTCGTTTTCGGGCAGGGCTATGTAAACTTAGCaagcacacataattatatatgacCTGACCGTAGAGTCTCCATTTGATCATGTGACTTGTATGTCATCACTCTAGACCATGAATAAAAGTATTTGCAGACAAAGATTGTTGAAAATTATTACATTTTACCTGGAGTGGCAATAGATAACCAGGAGCTCGATGGCTACCAAGGTTACATAAATCAAAATAATAGTACACGGAGGCAATTTCTTGTCAAAATCCCTTTGAGTAAAAGAATTGCTACTTCTATGATATattattgattataaaaatgcagagGCATTTAATCTGTTATGCTCCTATACATGAGGGTATCGGAGAAAAGTCAGTACTCACTCTTGAAACCAATATATTCAGGTTCGATCTTCTCACGGGATGAGGACTCCAGGGAAACACATCCATGTAGTAATATGGTAAAGATATATCATCACAGTATTGATCCAGAGAGTCCACCTGCACCAAGCTGCCTGCACGTATATTAGGCGGGGTCTGTTCCTCATATGACT
The Triticum dicoccoides isolate Atlit2015 ecotype Zavitan chromosome 3A, WEW_v2.0, whole genome shotgun sequence genome window above contains:
- the LOC119268940 gene encoding FBD-associated F-box protein At4g10400-like is translated as MCCVYSPATVSTTSSQRGQIVSSDRSPSYAADAPLRSDEGFDGSAANPSRARRGRGGGDGEPPPLSPAPSVNADGKFDGRAAKRRRAESGGGVGVDDAAAQDHGDRIGELPDAILLCILSYLPLRDAARSTALSSRWRRLFDQYLLDFNACQPFPPEAGRGCDWFIRAVDSILASRRHIPIRSFRFVMYGQGFVNRMGVVSGWFPVLATCGVREVDVDMLYTVYRPTLPASLLQLASLETLRVCFCDLPKEAEVDALRLPALKTLRLSNVRTSQDALQAMLAHCPSLECAKLKNITGVKQIRLRSKSLVRLYGDLGDLSELVVEDAPSLEELVGIHLPSGRATVKIVSAPKLQVLGYLGKNVGPLVLRDTVFDGGILQSTTLMCSVKTLAIQVPFSEKGRTTFVAQLLKCFPCLEELHVEADSRSISQRVTPESWDTTTSIPCIEHSLNKLVFEDFGGEMCQWGFLTFMLEMAKTLEVVELYCLKGEDCASRLINILSSINRVCQDMEFLFFTSCEPVNGLYLCHCCPRRCQNENRVSLMDTLKHQKK